In Niallia sp. FSL W8-0635, one genomic interval encodes:
- a CDS encoding ABC transporter permease encodes MFQYIIRRLLIAIPVLLGVTIFNFLIINLAPGNPVDMYINPDTTQADIDAKKEALGLNDPIYVQYFRWLGNLLQGDFGFSYTTYEPVLDLVLNRVGPTLLLMSTALIIAYIIAIPIGILSATKQYSWIDYLTTTFSFLGVSIPNFFLGLGSIYVFALVLNILPTGGMFTLGSNGGFVDTFFHLIMPAAILGTGIAGSTVRYVRSSMLEVLGQDYLRTARAKGLKEFIVTNKHGLKNALIPIITIIGMEIPILIGGAVVTEQIFQWPGLGQLTIQSISSRDYPTLMAINFIAALAVLFSNLLADILYAVVDPRIKYN; translated from the coding sequence TTGTTCCAATATATTATCAGGAGATTATTAATAGCCATTCCGGTGTTGTTGGGAGTAACTATATTTAACTTTTTAATTATTAACCTCGCTCCTGGTAACCCTGTGGATATGTATATTAATCCAGATACAACCCAGGCAGATATCGATGCGAAGAAAGAAGCATTGGGACTTAATGATCCCATCTACGTTCAGTACTTTAGATGGCTTGGAAATCTTTTGCAAGGAGATTTTGGTTTTTCGTATACAACGTATGAACCAGTGTTGGATTTAGTACTAAATAGAGTAGGGCCAACGTTGCTTCTCATGAGTACGGCTTTAATTATTGCTTATATCATTGCCATTCCAATTGGAATTTTAAGTGCAACTAAACAGTATTCTTGGATTGATTATTTAACAACTACATTTTCTTTTTTAGGTGTATCTATTCCTAACTTTTTCTTAGGCTTGGGAAGTATTTATGTTTTTGCACTTGTATTAAATATTTTACCTACAGGTGGAATGTTTACACTAGGTAGCAATGGAGGATTTGTTGATACGTTTTTCCACCTAATTATGCCAGCAGCTATATTAGGGACTGGAATTGCAGGAAGTACAGTCCGCTACGTTAGAAGTAGCATGCTAGAAGTGCTAGGGCAGGATTATTTGCGGACTGCGCGAGCGAAAGGATTAAAGGAATTTATTGTTACGAATAAACATGGGTTAAAAAATGCGTTGATTCCAATAATTACAATTATCGGGATGGAGATACCAATTTTAATTGGTGGAGCAGTTGTCACAGAACAAATTTTTCAATGGCCTGGTTTAGGACAATTAACGATTCAGTCTATTTCATCACGTGACTATCCTACATTGATGGCTATCAATTTTATCGCAGCACTTGCTGTATTATTCTCTAATCTACTTGCTGATATTTTATATGCGGTTGTAGATCCACGAATAAAGTATAACTAA
- a CDS encoding ABC transporter ATP-binding protein, translating into MGQNILEVDKLQTAFRTDKGEVVSVEEVTFHLQPGETIGIVGESGCGKSVTSLSIMRLLGKHGYIKKGSINLNGKDLAKISEAEMRKVRGNEISMIFQEPMTSLNPVFTIGNQMVELIRLHMGLNAKKAKSYAVEMLKKVGIPRAEVIIDEYPHALSGGMRQRVMIAMALSCKPKLLIADEPTTALDVTIQAQILELMKSLKNESETAIMMITHDLGVIAEMADKVIVMYAGQVVEEADVFTLFDEPKHPYTKGLIDSIPHLEYDSQEKLYSIPGSVPTLQQMPKGCRFHTRCPYVTEKCISEKPPHISIDNKLNHKVRCWLYEENQQESMPNEEREVTV; encoded by the coding sequence ATGGGTCAGAATATTTTAGAAGTGGATAAATTGCAGACAGCTTTTCGTACGGATAAGGGAGAGGTTGTTTCGGTAGAGGAGGTTACATTTCATCTTCAGCCAGGTGAAACCATTGGGATTGTGGGGGAGTCGGGATGTGGTAAAAGTGTAACTTCCTTATCAATTATGAGATTACTAGGAAAACATGGATATATTAAAAAAGGTTCGATTAATCTGAATGGAAAAGATTTAGCGAAAATTTCAGAAGCAGAAATGCGTAAGGTTAGAGGAAATGAAATATCCATGATTTTTCAGGAACCGATGACTTCTTTAAATCCAGTTTTTACGATCGGTAATCAAATGGTGGAATTAATTCGTTTACATATGGGCTTAAACGCTAAGAAAGCGAAAAGCTATGCGGTAGAAATGCTTAAGAAAGTAGGTATTCCGAGAGCAGAGGTAATTATAGATGAATATCCACATGCTCTTTCAGGAGGAATGCGTCAAAGGGTAATGATAGCGATGGCTCTATCTTGTAAACCTAAGCTATTAATTGCAGATGAGCCAACTACTGCATTAGATGTAACGATACAGGCACAGATTCTTGAATTAATGAAAAGCTTAAAAAATGAGTCAGAGACAGCTATTATGATGATTACTCATGACTTAGGCGTAATTGCAGAAATGGCCGATAAAGTAATTGTTATGTATGCAGGACAAGTGGTAGAAGAGGCAGATGTCTTTACTCTTTTCGATGAGCCGAAGCATCCATACACCAAAGGCTTAATCGACTCCATTCCACATTTAGAATATGATTCTCAGGAAAAATTGTATTCTATTCCTGGCTCTGTTCCAACATTACAGCAAATGCCAAAAGGGTGTAGATTCCACACGAGATGTCCTTATGTAACGGAAAAATGTATTTCCGAAAAACCTCCCCATATTAGCATAGACAATAAACTGAATCATAAGGTTCGTTGTTGGCTATATGAGGAAAATCAGCAAGAGAGTATGCCAAATGAAGAGAGGGAGGTTACTGTATGA
- a CDS encoding ABC transporter ATP-binding protein, translating into MSIETLPKKDGIFKEQEQPLVEIQNLKKYYPIKKGILSKTVGHVKAVDGLNFSIYPGETISLVGESGCGKSTTGRAIVKLDPPTEGKVLFEGKDMATIQHKELRKIRTEMQIIFQDPYSSLNPRKRIGDLLAEPLIAHRLATKEEANKKVDQILEIVGLTKFHKSRYPHEFSGGQRQRVGIARALMLNPKLVVCDEPVSALDVSIQAQVLNLLKDLQKEFNLTYLFIAHGLGAVKYISDRIAVMYLGKIVEIGKTEEIFKNPKHPYTKILLSAYPIPNPHLRNRERIVVEGDVPSPANPPKGCRFHTRCPMAQAICKEKEPLLNATDHSVACHFPLN; encoded by the coding sequence ATGAGCATAGAAACTTTACCTAAAAAAGACGGAATATTCAAAGAACAAGAACAACCGTTAGTAGAAATTCAAAATCTAAAGAAATACTATCCAATTAAGAAAGGTATTCTCTCGAAAACAGTTGGTCATGTAAAGGCAGTGGATGGGCTTAATTTTTCCATATATCCTGGGGAAACTATTTCTCTTGTTGGGGAGTCGGGATGTGGGAAATCCACTACTGGTAGAGCGATTGTAAAGCTAGATCCACCGACTGAAGGGAAAGTGTTATTTGAAGGCAAAGATATGGCAACGATTCAACATAAGGAATTGAGAAAAATTCGGACAGAGATGCAAATCATCTTTCAGGATCCTTATTCTTCTCTTAATCCACGTAAGCGAATAGGAGATTTATTGGCGGAACCATTAATTGCCCATCGACTTGCCACGAAAGAAGAGGCAAATAAAAAGGTAGATCAAATACTTGAAATTGTAGGGTTAACGAAATTCCATAAGAGCCGATATCCTCATGAATTTTCTGGAGGTCAAAGACAAAGGGTTGGTATCGCCAGGGCACTTATGTTAAATCCGAAATTGGTTGTTTGTGATGAACCAGTATCAGCGTTGGATGTGTCTATCCAAGCTCAAGTATTAAATTTATTAAAAGATTTACAAAAAGAATTTAACTTAACTTATCTATTTATCGCTCATGGTCTAGGAGCGGTTAAGTATATAAGTGATCGAATTGCAGTTATGTATTTAGGGAAAATCGTTGAAATTGGAAAGACAGAAGAAATATTTAAAAATCCTAAGCACCCATATACGAAAATATTGTTAAGCGCTTATCCTATTCCAAATCCCCATCTTCGAAATAGAGAAAGGATTGTAGTAGAAGGAGATGTTCCGAGTCCGGCAAATCCACCAAAGGGCTGTAGATTTCATACAAGATGTCCAATGGCCCAAGCTATTTGTAAGGAGAAGGAGCCACTATTGAATGCAACAGATCATTCCGTTGCCTGTCATTTTCCACTAAATTAA
- the opp4C gene encoding oligopeptide ABC transporter permease produces MSIPNVKMDTDLPVNNVVIPVQEQLGNEESYLKLITKRFFKHKLAVVGLIIFSLMVLVAIFAPVIAPHNPYSVDGEFAAAPSAENILGTDEVGRDLFSRLLYAARVSLSVGVGAVAIYVAIGTILGAIAGYFGKWVDMVIMRITDVFMSFPYLMVILVLVSIMGPSLFNVILVLGLLGWPSIARLVRGCVLTIKEMDYVKAGVALGYSTPKIVFQHILPNCIAPILVNATFGIASAIIMEASLSFLGMGVQPPTASWGNMLNEAQSITVLATQPWLWIPPGVMILLAVLSINFMGDGLRDAMDPKSLK; encoded by the coding sequence ATGAGTATTCCTAATGTGAAAATGGATACGGACTTACCAGTAAATAATGTGGTGATTCCTGTTCAAGAGCAGTTGGGGAATGAAGAAAGCTACCTGAAACTAATAACAAAGCGATTCTTTAAACATAAGTTAGCAGTTGTTGGACTGATTATTTTTTCATTAATGGTTTTGGTTGCAATCTTTGCTCCAGTCATTGCACCACATAATCCCTATTCAGTGGATGGAGAATTTGCAGCGGCTCCATCTGCGGAAAACATCCTTGGTACAGATGAAGTAGGAAGGGATTTGTTTAGTCGCTTATTATATGCTGCCAGAGTTTCCTTATCTGTAGGAGTAGGGGCAGTCGCAATCTATGTTGCCATCGGTACGATTCTAGGAGCGATTGCGGGGTATTTTGGCAAATGGGTAGATATGGTAATCATGCGTATTACAGATGTATTCATGTCATTCCCCTATTTAATGGTTATTTTAGTCCTTGTAAGTATTATGGGTCCTAGTCTTTTTAATGTAATTTTAGTATTAGGCTTACTCGGATGGCCGTCAATTGCTAGATTAGTAAGAGGTTGTGTACTAACGATTAAAGAAATGGATTATGTAAAAGCGGGTGTCGCATTAGGCTATTCAACACCAAAAATCGTCTTTCAGCATATTCTACCAAACTGTATTGCACCTATATTAGTAAATGCTACATTCGGTATTGCGTCTGCCATTATTATGGAAGCATCTCTTAGTTTTCTAGGAATGGGAGTTCAGCCTCCAACAGCAAGTTGGGGCAATATGTTAAACGAAGCTCAATCTATTACAGTACTTGCAACGCAGCCTTGGTTATGGATTCCACCTGGAGTTATGATATTACTTGCTGTTTTATCTATTAATTTTATGGGGGATGGCTTAAGAGATGCAATGGATCCGAAGAGCCTAAAATAA